AACCTGCGTCCGGCGACGAAGTTGTTCTCGATGAAGTCGAACTGCCGCTCGACGTGCGCCGAGCGATTCGCGTCGCCCTTGGCGTGCGCGACGAACCGGAACCCGAGCCGGCGCCCGAACGCCTCCATCTCGGGCACCGGCACCATGTCCTTGCCCGTGCCGCGCAGTACGACGACGTGCGTGTTGTCGATCATGCAGTCGGCGCACGCGCCGCCGAAGTACTGAACGGCGTCGGTCAGGAACACCTTGCAGTGGAACCGCGTGAACCGCGGGTAAACCTGCATGAACACCATCCGCGAGTGCGCGAGCACGACCGACGCGGTCTGTACGCGATGCACGGCGCCGCCGATGGACATGTCATGCGGCGACGTGTCGTGCTGCATCTCCTTGCCGGGGTCAAAGTGGTAGTGCCCCGTCGGCTTGGGCGGCGCGTGCCCAATGCCGTGCCGGCGACAGAACGCCGTCAACGCCGGGTAGGACAGCGTCGGCTGGGGGTTGGTCGCGCACAGCTCCTCGTGCACGCGCACGAGGTTGCCCGCGCAGCTCTGGTAGAGCGCGAGGATCTCGTCGCGCAGCGGCTCTGCCCGCTCGGTGCGCGCGATCGGCGGCGGTGCCGCGCGGCCGTCGGCGAGCACGGCCTTCACCGCGCCGCGGGAGATCTGGAGGGCGCGCGCGATCGCGCGGGTGCCGTGGCCGGCACTACGTAACGTCAGGATGCTTGTGCGTATCGTCTGGTCCAGCATGTAGCTCCTCGATGGCAGCCCCGAGCGCGGCGACGGCGTCCGCCGCCGCGCGCCAGGCCGTGGTGTGGGCGGCGGTGAACGCACCGCCGTGATGCACCCGCCGCCGCGCGCGCCAGGCGATCGCGGCGAGCAGGGTCAGATCCTTGTGGAGTTCGTCGTCGTCGTCGTCGGTCGATGCCGCCGTGGCGCGGAGCGCGCGGAGGCACAGCAGTGGCTCGATGACGATGTGCTGCTTGCCCGTGGCGTCCGCGTGCTTCCAGGCGCGATAGAGCGCGCCGACATCGCGCTCGGCGACGCGCGTCGTCCCGAGCCCGGCGATCAGCTGCGCGCACTGGCGCCGGTTGGCGCGCGCCAACGGCACCAGGTACTTCATCGCGGCGTGCGCGGGCACGATCCCCGCGCGCACGCTCGCCTGGACCTCGGTCGCGAGCGCGTCGAGCAGCGCGAGCCGGCGCGACACCCAGCTCTTCGAGCGGCACAGGCGTGCGGCGAGGTCGTCGAACGACAGCCCGTGCGTCCGCAGCCGGGCGAGCAGCCAGGCGTCCTCGATCGCGGTGTGCGCGGTGGCCGCGAGGTGGTGGTGGTGGACCAACGCCTCGGGCTCCGTCACCGGCCACGTGATCGCGCGCACCGTGTCGCGGCCGAGCCGGTGCAGCGCCTCGACCCGCAGGTAGCCGTCGATCAGCACCAGCCGCTCGCCCTCGGCGACCGCGACCACCGGCACCTGCTGCCCGACCTCGGCGATCGACGCGATCAACCGTCGCCGACGGGCGCCGTCACGGATCCGCAGATCCTCGTGCCGCAGCTCGAGCCGGTGCAGGTCGATCTCCACGCCGCCACGCTGCCGCGGCTACGGAAAACCCTCCATCTGGGTTTGCGCGACCGGAGGGGCATGTCGGGCGAATTCCCTCGCAGCATCAAGCACTTGGCTGCGTATCTCGGTTTGCACGTACGACCCGATTACTCCGACTACTCCCGCAAGGATTACACGACCTTCCACCTGCATCTCGGATTGCACGACATCCCAGGGCACTCCCGCGACCGGTGCCGCCGCGTTCGCGGCCGGCGGCACCCGCACCGAGGTCGGCGCCGTCTTCGCCTCGTCGATCGCCTCCCGCCATCGTCGATGGCGGTCGTAGCCGGGGTTCGCCTCCCGCCACTCACGGTGGGTCCGTTTGCGCCGCGCCTTCTTGCACGTTGCCGCGCCACAGGTTCGCTGGCGATCGCCTACGCGAACGTCAGGCTCGAACCAGCGTCGACACACCGAGCATGGCCGCTTCTTTTGCACTGCCCGGCGACCATCGCCGCTCGCCGATCACGCGGGTGGGTCATTTCTCGCGAGCAACCCCGGGTCAATTCTGGCGAGCGGAAGCGTGTCGCTGCCGAGGAAGATCGGCCGCGGCTCCGAGAGCAGCAGGCCCTCGCGCACGCCGGCGAGGGCCTCGCGGCCCAAACCGCTCGGCGACGGGCGTGGCGTCGGTCACCGCGCCGGCGCCCGCTTCCTCACCGTGTGCGAGGACGGCCTCGTCCACCCATGCACGCCCAAGATGGTCGCGTTCTGCCCTCGCCCTCCGCCCCCCCGCGCCCCGCGGCCGCGCGTCTGCTCTTCGATCTGTTCGTCCCGCTTCGGCGTGGCGCATGGATGGGAAGCAACAGCGGACGACGCGCTGGGTCCAGACGCGTGCCAGCAAGGCGTCGACCACGGTGATGGAGACCACGTCCAGGCAACGTTGATCGAGTATGGCCCAGTCGCTCAGGCCCTCCACCGGTGCCGCAACCGGCGTCACGCAACCCGGCCAGCACGTTTGGCAAACCGCCGTCGCCTCTTTCTTGACGACCAAGAGCCAGACGGTGGTGTTCTTCCGAACGAGACACGTGCCGCCAGGCGAGCGCCAGGCGCCCTCGCGCGTCGCGTCGATCACGTCGCCCACCGACAGGCCCTTACACAAACAGCGGCGCGACCAAGACCTCGTGTCCGGAGGCGGTCCGTCGCACCGGCATGCACTCGATGCTTTCACGGGCGGCCAATCCTCATCGACGTCGAGAGGAAACTCCGAGCGACTCGGCCTGGTCCATGGCTGCGCGATCATCTCTGGCGCGTTCAGCTTGTGACCCTGAGAGTATCTTACACGCAAGACGCTCGGCGCACCGGCGCCATCGACGCGCAGGGCCGCGAGGTTCCGGCGGCGCTCCTCGCGCCGGGTCCGTTGGGCTGGTTTCTCATGACGACGACTCCACGAGCGCTGCGACAGGAGGAACCTCGAGGGACTCCGCCTGGATCATGGCTGCGCGATCCCCCACAGGAGCGTCAATCGTCGGCCTGCCCAAGGCAAGCTTCTTCGTAGTCCAAGACGGCTTCAGCGAGCAGCCTGTCCAACAGGGCACGCACACCCGGTAGCGCACGTCGGGTGGGACATCGACGGCGACGAGACATGGGACGTCGCTCCCCTCTGATTCGCATCCGAGGGCT
This region of Myxococcales bacterium genomic DNA includes:
- a CDS encoding ParB N-terminal domain-containing protein; its protein translation is MEIDLHRLELRHEDLRIRDGARRRRLIASIAEVGQQVPVVAVAEGERLVLIDGYLRVEALHRLGRDTVRAITWPVTEPEALVHHHHLAATAHTAIEDAWLLARLRTHGLSFDDLAARLCRSKSWVSRRLALLDALATEVQASVRAGIVPAHAAMKYLVPLARANRRQCAQLIAGLGTTRVAERDVGALYRAWKHADATGKQHIVIEPLLCLRALRATAASTDDDDDELHKDLTLLAAIAWRARRRVHHGGAFTAAHTTAWRAAADAVAALGAAIEELHAGPDDTHKHPDVT